TCCTTTCCATTCTTCTAATGTTGGAAAAATATTATATTTTTGAACAATGTCATTTTGATCTGCATAACGTTCTCCAACTAAACATTCATATAAACTTTCTAAGCATCCACCAAGAAGTTGTCCAGACACGCTTTCTTCCCCTTGTAAAAGTTCAAAGCCATGGGTTTCATTATGTTTTGTCCTTTTTGTCCCGACAGAATCTACTGAAAAATTTTGCCGTTCTTCATACCACCATTGTGTTGCTGGAACAGCTGTTAGCTCCTTTCCTGCAAAATAACTTAAAAAAGTTTCTTTTGTATAAGGAAGCATATCATCTTCTAATTCAGCAAGATCGCTTAAAATATTTAACCCATAAAAAGATTCCATCCCTAATTGGTGAAACATCAAATGATTTACCGTCGTGTCAGAAAAACCGGAAAAAATTTTGGAATTGTTTTTCACATTTTGTATAAAATCTTCATCTTCCATCAAATAAGGAAGCGAACGGTAGGTATCGTCTCCTCCAATGGCACAAAAAATTCCAGCAATTGAATCGTCTGCAAAAGCATCTTTTAAATCCCGAGCACGGGCTTCAGGATGATTTTTTAAATATTCCATTCCCTTTAACGAATTTGGCAATGTCAAAGGCTTCAAACCAAATGATTTCAATCTTTCTTTGCCAAGATCTAATTGATGAGACGCAAATGATTCTCCTAAAATCCCGCTTGATAAACTTACAATAGCCACTCTATCTCCTCTTTTTAGTCCCTTAGGTTTGTTCATAATTAAGCCCCCTATTTTTATTTGTATTTAACACTTCGTAAGAACCCTTTTAAAATTATTTTCAAGTATAGCATACTTAATCATCATATAGCTTTATTAGCATGATCTTTTTTATTCTATGATAAAATAGCCCTACTAGCTACAAGGAGGGTAACGATGATCGATGTAAATTTTTTAGTTTTTGATGAGTTTGAAACTTTGGATTTATTTGGCGTAGTAGAGATTTTCGGTCGTTTGCAAGATCGCTATCATTTGAATTACTACTCTATGAAAGGTGGGCTTGTTAAAAGTAGCCAAGGAGTAGAAATGATGACACAACCCATCACTCATTTGATAAATGGAGATATTATTATTCTCCCTGGGGGTAAAGGAACTAGAACTTTGGTAAATGATCAAGAATGGATCGAAAAATTAAGACAAATCAGTCTAACAGCAACGAATGTACTAACCATTTGTACAGGGACTGCTTTGCTAGCAAAAACAGGACTTTTAAATAATAAAAAAGCTACTAGCAACAAAAGAGCTTTCGAATGGGTCAAATCCGTGAATGAATCAGTCCTTTGGCAAGAGAAAGCTAGATGGATAGCAACAGATAAATATTATACTTCTTCAGGTGTATCTGCAGGAATAGATATGGCTTTAGGCTTTATTGCAGATCAATATGGTAAAAATCTAGCAAAAAAAATTGCGTCTGACATTGAATATATTTGGAATGATGATCCTAATAACGATCCGTTTGCTAAAAAATAAGATTGCTCCGTTTTCTATTATCTACTTTGTAAACTTCTTTGGTAAAAACGACATTCATTCTCTGATTTGAAATAATAATTTTGCATAAGTAGCATTATTTTGGCAAAGTATTAAAAACCCAGGTAGTAAGGAATCACTACCTGGGTTTATTAAACTCTCATGCAACTGAACATATCGACAAAGACAATAAAATAACTTATTAATAACAAGTTTACTACAATTAAAAGATGAGCACAGCTGTATTATTCATCATCAACGCTAAATAATAACTTATAAATAGCAATGATCTCAGTTAATTCTTTTTTAGAAACCTTATCCACAATGTCTGCTTCCGTTACATTTCTTGCCTGTAGATCTAATGCAATTGTTTGGTCCAATAAGACTTTTCCATAAATAACTTTGGTACTTTCCAAAGAATAATACATGGGAAAATCACGTTTTGTTGAGCTAATGGGGGCTACAATTGTCATATTACTTGTTTGCTGCACCATATCGTGGCTTAAAGCAATTGCTGGACGTCGACTCCTCTGTTCATGACCTCGTCTTGGATTAAAGTCCACATAAAAAATATCTCCCTGGGTTACCACGGTAATTCGTTACCTTCTTCTTTCCCCCAATCTAACTCATGATCACGTTGTCCGTCATCTTGCCAGCCTGCAAAAAGGTCATGAATATTAGTCGGCTGTTTTTTTATAGGTGTTAAAATGATTGAGTTATTTTGGATAGTTACAGATAAGACTTGATTATCTTCTAAACCTAATTGTTTTACAATATAACTTGGGATTCGAGTAGCTTTCGAATTTCCCCACTGTGTAATACGAGTTTGATCTTTAATGTTATTCATTATGATCACTCCTTAAAAAAATTTCCTTCACACATAGTATAAACGACGTATATATATAAAGTCAACAATAACTATTCACTTACAATCAATTAAACCCATCACGTTTATTTCTTAATTGAACAAACTCATCAAAATCATTCGCACGGATAAATGGGTTGATTTCTTTTTCTATTTCGATTGTCGAAGGCAAAGTTACTTCATTATTTTCTCTTTGTTGCTGAACTTTTTTTAATATTTCTTTTACAGCTGAATTTGACGGATCCATTTCTTTGGCAAAACGTAAATTGGTATCTGAATACTCGTGAGCCGCATATACTTTGGTATTATCAGCTAGCTGTCCAAATTTATTAACTGTCTCAAACTGAGCTTGATAATCTCCTGTAAAGACTCTGCCACAACCAGCCATAAATAAAGCATCTCCACAAAATACCTTATCGTCAACTAAATAAGCAATGTGTCCATTTGTATGCCCAGGAACTGACATAATTTCCCAACTACTGTCTAATAAGTCAATGGTTTCTCCTTCATGCACTATATTTGTAGCATAAGTTCGACATTCCTCAGGACCATAAACCGCAGTATCCGGATATTCAGCTACAATTTCTCTGACGCCACCGGTATGATCTGCATGATTATGAGTCAGTAAAATGGCAGACAAATGAACTCCCTCATGATGCGCTAAATAATCTAAAACAGGCTGCGCTTCCCCTGGGTCTACAACTACAAGATCGTTATCCTTTTGATAAAGCCAAATATAATTATCCGATAAAGCCTTTAAAGCTGTTACTGTCATCTTATCTCCTACTTTCTATTATTTTTCTTATATTCATTTTACTGTAAATATAACTATATGTTAACTCATAGCTGCTACTTGAAAGGTTTTATTTTTGAGATTTACATTTAAGCGATTATAGTGTATTTTAAAATTATACTTAAAGTAACTTAAAATGGAGAGAATATGAATCAACAAAAACGACTATTGAAGATCATGGAAGAACTAAAAAAGAAAAAATCTTTGAGTTTGCGAGATATTATTGAACTTACAAATTCTTCAAGAGATACAGCTCGGCGAGATACAATAAAATTATCTGATAACAATTTAGTTGTAAGAAACTATGGTGGAATCAGCTTAGTCAACTCATTTAATAAGATAGATGGTTACTTAGATCGAACAAATAATATGACGCAAATAAAAAAAGAATTAGCTAAAAAAGCTGTCTCTTTAATAAATCAGAAAAAGCTCATCTATTTTGACGTTTCTACTACTATTTCAGCAATACCGCAGTTCTTACCAGCAAAAAAAGAACTTCATTCTGTCACAAATTCAATTGATATAGCAGATCAATTGCTAAGAAATACAAATTATAAAACAACAATGTTGGGCGGCGCTTTAGACGGAGAAACTCGCTCAGTAGCTGGCGGTTCTCCTTTGTTAGAACTTTCTAAATATCAAATCGATATCGCTTTTCTTAGCTGTGCTGGAATTGATGAGAAAGGTATCTATTATGCACACGAAGAAGATATCGCAATGAAAACTAAGATTAAGGAGCAAAGCAAGCTCTTAGTCATCATATGTGATCATACTAAAGTGGAACTAAGCCATAATTTCCCCGTGTATTCATTTGATGACATTGATTTTTTTATAACAGATAGAAAACTTCCCACAGCACTCAGTGAAAAAATAGATCCAACAAAAATTCTTTATACAAAGGAGAGCAAAAATGTTTAAAACGATACTATTTGATGTAGATGGTACGATTATTGATACCCAGTACGTGATGACTAGATCTCTGCAAAAAACCTTATTAGAAGAAAAACAACTGGAAGTCCCTCTTGAAGATTTACATTTTATTTTAGGCATACCAGGTAGAGAAGCTATCAAAAAATTCAGTGAAAATGATACAGAACTTGAGACTCTTCTAACTAAATGGAACAATAATATTTTACCTGAATGATTTATAAATTTTTCCAAGGATTATTCAAGCCTTGGCATGCTCTTTTTTCTAA
This region of Tetragenococcus osmophilus genomic DNA includes:
- a CDS encoding S66 family peptidase, producing MNKPKGLKRGDRVAIVSLSSGILGESFASHQLDLGKERLKSFGLKPLTLPNSLKGMEYLKNHPEARARDLKDAFADDSIAGIFCAIGGDDTYRSLPYLMEDEDFIQNVKNNSKIFSGFSDTTVNHLMFHQLGMESFYGLNILSDLAELEDDMLPYTKETFLSYFAGKELTAVPATQWWYEERQNFSVDSVGTKRTKHNETHGFELLQGEESVSGQLLGGCLESLYECLVGERYADQNDIVQKYNIFPTLEEWKGKIMFLETSEEKASPEKLREMLTVFKDKGIFSVIQGLIVGKPQNEAYYDEYKKVYKEIIADNTLPILYNLPFGHAFPRTLLPYGLKTTIDTDKKTLVFDEPYFVSG
- a CDS encoding DJ-1/PfpI family protein — translated: MIDVNFLVFDEFETLDLFGVVEIFGRLQDRYHLNYYSMKGGLVKSSQGVEMMTQPITHLINGDIIILPGGKGTRTLVNDQEWIEKLRQISLTATNVLTICTGTALLAKTGLLNNKKATSNKRAFEWVKSVNESVLWQEKARWIATDKYYTSSGVSAGIDMALGFIADQYGKNLAKKIASDIEYIWNDDPNNDPFAKK
- a CDS encoding type II toxin-antitoxin system PemK/MazF family toxin; translated protein: MDFNPRRGHEQRSRRPAIALSHDMVQQTSNMTIVAPISSTKRDFPMYYSLESTKVIYGKVLLDQTIALDLQARNVTEADIVDKVSKKELTEIIAIYKLLFSVDDE
- a CDS encoding AbrB/MazE/SpoVT family DNA-binding domain-containing protein; protein product: MNNIKDQTRITQWGNSKATRIPSYIVKQLGLEDNQVLSVTIQNNSIILTPIKKQPTNIHDLFAGWQDDGQRDHELDWGKEEGNELPW
- the gloB gene encoding hydroxyacylglutathione hydrolase, encoding MTVTALKALSDNYIWLYQKDNDLVVVDPGEAQPVLDYLAHHEGVHLSAILLTHNHADHTGGVREIVAEYPDTAVYGPEECRTYATNIVHEGETIDLLDSSWEIMSVPGHTNGHIAYLVDDKVFCGDALFMAGCGRVFTGDYQAQFETVNKFGQLADNTKVYAAHEYSDTNLRFAKEMDPSNSAVKEILKKVQQQRENNEVTLPSTIEIEKEINPFIRANDFDEFVQLRNKRDGFN
- a CDS encoding DeoR/GlpR family DNA-binding transcription regulator, with product MNQQKRLLKIMEELKKKKSLSLRDIIELTNSSRDTARRDTIKLSDNNLVVRNYGGISLVNSFNKIDGYLDRTNNMTQIKKELAKKAVSLINQKKLIYFDVSTTISAIPQFLPAKKELHSVTNSIDIADQLLRNTNYKTTMLGGALDGETRSVAGGSPLLELSKYQIDIAFLSCAGIDEKGIYYAHEEDIAMKTKIKEQSKLLVIICDHTKVELSHNFPVYSFDDIDFFITDRKLPTALSEKIDPTKILYTKESKNV
- a CDS encoding HAD family hydrolase; the encoded protein is MFKTILFDVDGTIIDTQYVMTRSLQKTLLEEKQLEVPLEDLHFILGIPGREAIKKFSENDTELETLLTKWNNNILPE